From Staphylothermus hellenicus DSM 12710, a single genomic window includes:
- the csm3 gene encoding type III-A CRISPR-associated RAMP protein Csm3: MSQEQYIRRKLIGVVEIRFKLINKTGLLIQSPLAKTTIGGHDIQPMFIVKNYGNITKDNQVYEVGEIEVPYIPGSSLKGRIRSLLEIYEGAPLYSSDNKIYIHVRDIAKNWCTDLEHALDNLFGSPSVDLSKIAKKNRDLYNEILEKYAPTRLIVEDIYPSTEYISKLLDKGALSKEAFIEEKTENSIDRITSAANPRTILRIKPDVEFKGAFRILLYDVDCSNDKIREYIKLLFTGMKLLEDTYLGGFGTRGYGKVEFKVISIKLKKPEYYETGNKQHMVDLLERIKLGKTDVETLLSKTNEIAGEIFKEIKCSQ; encoded by the coding sequence ATGAGCCAAGAACAATATATTAGAAGAAAACTTATTGGAGTAGTTGAGATAAGATTTAAACTCATTAATAAAACAGGATTACTAATACAGTCACCACTTGCAAAAACTACCATTGGAGGACATGATATTCAGCCAATGTTTATTGTTAAGAACTACGGTAATATCACAAAGGACAACCAAGTATATGAGGTTGGGGAAATAGAAGTACCATATATTCCTGGTTCTAGTTTAAAAGGCCGCATTAGAAGTCTATTAGAAATATATGAGGGTGCACCATTATATTCTAGCGATAACAAGATCTATATACATGTTAGAGATATAGCTAAGAACTGGTGTACTGATCTAGAACATGCACTCGACAACTTATTCGGCTCGCCCTCAGTGGATTTATCGAAAATAGCTAAGAAAAACCGGGATCTATATAATGAAATTCTAGAAAAGTATGCACCTACAAGGCTTATTGTCGAGGATATATATCCTTCGACAGAATATATATCTAAGCTACTAGACAAAGGTGCTCTAAGCAAAGAAGCTTTTATAGAAGAAAAAACCGAAAACTCCATAGATAGAATCACCAGTGCTGCTAATCCACGAACTATTCTACGCATAAAGCCTGATGTTGAGTTTAAAGGTGCATTTAGAATATTGCTATACGATGTTGACTGTAGTAATGATAAGATAAGAGAATATATTAAATTACTATTCACAGGAATGAAGCTCTTAGAAGACACATACCTGGGTGGTTTTGGAACTAGAGGTTATGGTAAGGTTGAATTTAAGGTCATAAGTATTAAGCTTAAAAAGCCAGAGTATTATGAAACCGGCAACAAACAACACATGGTGGATCTACTTGAAAGAATAAAACTTGGAAAAACAGACGTAGAAACACTTCTGTCAAAAACTAATGAGATAGCCGGCGAAATATTTAAAGAGATCAAGTGCTCACAGTAA
- a CDS encoding MogA/MoaB family molybdenum cofactor biosynthesis protein has protein sequence MSISFLVIVVSDNVFQGLKKDVSGEVAVETLKNNGYVVVDKVVVPNNPREIVKVIRERRGDVLLFIGGTGPGPRDITVDTVESIAWRKLPGFGELFRRLSFEEIGFRGIISRAELFILYDGRIAVALPGSTGAVKLGLKILLEIIPHLYEEIWRFEGPHKT, from the coding sequence TTGAGTATTAGTTTCTTAGTTATAGTTGTTAGTGATAATGTTTTTCAGGGGTTGAAGAAGGATGTGAGTGGTGAGGTTGCTGTTGAAACATTGAAGAATAATGGATATGTTGTTGTGGATAAAGTTGTTGTTCCAAATAATCCTAGAGAGATCGTTAAGGTGATCCGTGAGCGTCGAGGCGATGTATTATTGTTTATTGGTGGAACAGGTCCTGGTCCTCGCGATATAACTGTTGATACTGTGGAAAGTATTGCTTGGCGAAAACTACCTGGTTTCGGCGAGTTGTTTCGGCGTTTATCTTTTGAAGAGATCGGTTTTCGCGGAATAATTAGTAGGGCTGAACTATTTATTTTATATGATGGTAGAATAGCTGTTGCATTACCAGGCTCTACTGGTGCTGTGAAGCTTGGATTAAAAATACTTTTAGAAATAATACCGCATCTATACGAGGAGATCTGGAGATTTGAGGGGCCACATAAAACATAG
- a CDS encoding ABC transporter ATP-binding protein: MVDVHLRSVVKRFGKTIALRGIDLDVNNGEFIVLLGPSGCGKTTTLRIIAGLERPNKGRVIFGNKDVTYLPPRERNVSMVFQSYAVWPHMKVFDNIAFPLKIKGVPKEEIRKKVRWAAELLRIEELLDRYPHQLSGGQRQRVAVARAIVVEPDVLLMDEPLSNLDALLRVKMRSELKKLQRKIKVTTIYVTHDQVEAMTMGDRIAVMNSGMIMQVGTPDEVYNKPANKFVAGFIGTPQMNFFDATVMVENNKAVLDAGDFKIEIPGDIAEVLKEYIGKTVIVGIRPEHVYPEEFIPSKTRRLAKIQGKIDFIEPLGSDTIIHLNTGSNIIVVKLSGSHKFHGETLTAYIDIDKIHIFRKEDEKTII, translated from the coding sequence ATGGTTGATGTGCATTTAAGAAGTGTTGTGAAAAGATTTGGTAAAACAATAGCGTTGAGAGGAATAGATTTAGATGTGAACAATGGAGAATTCATTGTCCTACTAGGCCCGTCGGGATGCGGTAAAACAACTACTCTAAGAATAATTGCTGGTCTTGAGAGGCCGAATAAGGGGAGGGTTATTTTTGGAAATAAAGACGTAACCTATTTGCCGCCTCGTGAAAGAAATGTCTCAATGGTTTTCCAAAGCTACGCTGTATGGCCTCACATGAAGGTTTTCGATAACATAGCTTTCCCGTTGAAGATTAAAGGTGTACCTAAGGAGGAGATTAGAAAGAAGGTTAGGTGGGCAGCGGAGCTTCTGCGAATTGAGGAGTTGCTTGATAGGTATCCCCACCAATTATCTGGTGGGCAGAGGCAGAGGGTGGCTGTGGCTAGAGCTATTGTTGTTGAACCAGATGTGTTATTAATGGATGAGCCTCTAAGCAATCTCGATGCATTATTGAGGGTTAAGATGAGGAGTGAGTTGAAGAAGCTTCAGAGAAAAATCAAGGTTACCACAATATATGTTACACATGACCAAGTAGAAGCAATGACTATGGGGGATAGAATAGCAGTTATGAATAGCGGCATGATCATGCAGGTTGGAACACCTGATGAAGTATATAATAAGCCTGCGAACAAGTTCGTAGCCGGATTCATTGGTACGCCGCAAATGAACTTCTTTGATGCAACAGTTATGGTTGAGAACAATAAAGCAGTGCTTGACGCTGGAGACTTCAAGATAGAAATACCTGGAGACATAGCTGAGGTGTTAAAAGAATATATTGGTAAAACAGTGATTGTCGGGATCAGGCCGGAACACGTATATCCAGAAGAATTCATACCGAGCAAGACGAGAAGACTCGCTAAGATACAGGGTAAAATAGATTTCATAGAGCCACTAGGCTCAGATACTATTATCCATTTAAATACGGGAAGCAACATAATAGTGGTCAAGCTTAGTGGAAGCCATAAATTCCATGGAGAAACCCTAACAGCATATATTGACATAGATAAAATACATATATTCAGAAAAGAAGATGAAAAAACAATTATATAA
- a CDS encoding carbohydrate ABC transporter permease produces the protein MVEEQVILEKKSVVRYYLFKILFAAAVIIVVSWVVLPFIMTIIYALSDPLQYYNRYIILPTRYTFEHVKSLLDLGAGQAIINSVIVASLTILFSFIIGLPAGYAFARYKFRGKDSLKLFLVGLRMFPIIVIAVPLVTLYLQLGLNDTLLGVALAHTAMATPFVVLITSSIFAGVPVELEEAGLIFGLSRIQAFLRITMPLALPGLTAAAIFTFIMSWNEVFIAAVLTFKNRTLPAFILQSALASTDFIKFSAAFIMVIPAIVFVFVAGKYLIQMWGITLK, from the coding sequence ATGGTTGAGGAACAAGTTATTTTGGAGAAGAAATCTGTTGTGAGATACTATTTGTTCAAGATATTGTTTGCTGCTGCAGTAATAATTGTTGTTTCATGGGTTGTACTACCATTTATTATGACGATTATTTATGCTTTATCTGATCCTCTACAATACTATAATAGATACATTATTCTTCCTACAAGATATACTTTCGAGCATGTAAAGAGCTTGCTTGACCTCGGAGCTGGACAAGCAATAATTAACAGTGTCATTGTAGCATCATTAACGATCCTTTTCAGCTTCATAATAGGCCTTCCAGCAGGATATGCTTTTGCAAGATATAAGTTTCGCGGAAAAGATTCTCTTAAACTATTCCTTGTCGGGCTCAGAATGTTCCCCATAATAGTCATCGCTGTACCCCTAGTAACCCTTTATTTACAGCTAGGACTAAACGATACACTCCTAGGAGTAGCACTTGCACATACAGCTATGGCTACACCCTTTGTTGTATTAATTACTTCAAGCATATTTGCCGGAGTACCTGTTGAGCTTGAAGAAGCTGGTTTAATCTTTGGTTTAAGCAGGATTCAAGCATTTCTAAGAATAACAATGCCACTAGCACTACCGGGGTTAACAGCTGCTGCAATATTTACATTTATTATGTCGTGGAACGAAGTATTTATTGCGGCAGTATTAACTTTTAAAAACAGAACACTTCCTGCATTCATTCTACAATCAGCACTTGCATCAACAGATTTCATTAAATTCTCGGCTGCATTCATAATGGTTATCCCAGCAATTGTCTTCGTATTTGTAGCTGGTAAATACTTGATTCAAATGTGGGGTATAACTCTCAAGTAG
- a CDS encoding carbohydrate ABC transporter permease encodes MGNEEIPFMVKIEKYIPYLLLMPALLYMVFFIGYPLVQAVGLAFFENGEFTMANVNYLFYSPLSKFWDALKYTLLLAAFIIPIQVGVAFAIALLMNVPFKGHNLAVYSIILPLTISDVAAGLIWYVMLSPNGFFNKLLISAGIISEPVRFFGAANRNMEFLAIVITEVWRATAIVFVILFAGLQMISREYYEAADVFGATPWQRFRYIVFPMLLPSLQAALIIRTLFAFQIFGVVWTLAGRDIPVLAGEAYYEQTELHHSGVASLYALIIALISVVIGYIYTKLFKARYLEA; translated from the coding sequence TTGGGTAATGAAGAGATCCCATTTATGGTGAAGATTGAGAAATATATTCCCTACTTATTATTGATGCCTGCATTGCTTTACATGGTTTTCTTTATTGGTTATCCCCTTGTACAAGCTGTTGGCTTAGCCTTCTTCGAGAATGGAGAGTTCACGATGGCTAATGTTAATTATTTATTTTATAGTCCATTATCCAAGTTCTGGGATGCACTAAAGTATACATTACTTCTTGCAGCATTTATTATTCCGATACAAGTTGGTGTAGCGTTTGCCATAGCTTTATTAATGAATGTACCATTTAAAGGCCATAACTTAGCTGTTTACTCAATTATACTACCATTAACGATTAGTGATGTTGCAGCTGGTCTAATATGGTATGTTATGCTTAGCCCTAACGGCTTCTTCAATAAACTCTTGATTTCCGCGGGAATAATAAGCGAGCCTGTCAGGTTTTTCGGAGCGGCAAATAGAAATATGGAGTTCTTAGCAATAGTTATTACGGAGGTTTGGAGAGCTACAGCCATTGTCTTCGTAATATTGTTTGCAGGATTACAAATGATCAGTAGAGAATACTATGAAGCAGCAGACGTCTTCGGCGCCACACCGTGGCAGAGGTTTAGATACATTGTTTTCCCCATGTTGCTGCCTAGTCTTCAAGCAGCACTAATTATTAGGACATTATTTGCTTTCCAAATATTCGGGGTAGTATGGACTCTTGCAGGCAGAGATATACCTGTCTTGGCTGGGGAAGCATATTATGAACAAACAGAGCTCCACCATTCAGGTGTTGCTTCTCTATATGCATTAATCATAGCATTGATTTCTGTAGTAATAGGGTATATTTATACAAAACTATTCAAAGCTAGGTATTTGGAGGCTTGA
- a CDS encoding ABC transporter substrate-binding protein yields MGYEAISKTLAIIISIIVIAAIIGGAYWWYVSTQQQQQVTVTWASTQLVPPEEQAFVKGELLPPFTNETGISVEFVGLSYDELNTRLQSEEQSGKVTIDLIGELHGGIDYFASQGWLEDLSKFPALSGRTFPDVLEQYSHIHGIKAYIPWMTATYVMVVNKKAWDYLPSGLTKDDVMTGTEKWTYDALLEWAKNLYEKTGGPKLGFPAGPNGLFVRFLHGYLYPSFTGAQVKNFNSDDAVAMWQYLKELWKYVVPESTTYDAMADPLLKEDVWIAWDHTARIKDAIEQKPDQFDVVPVPRGPKGRGFILVVAGLAIPKGAPHEDEAWKLIDYLTRPETQVKVLEEVGFFPTVKEASEQVPAGPLQVLAKGVMAQQSTSDALVALIPSLGAKGGDFKQIYLTAFEKIVLNNEDIKSTLDNLYPQLIDLFQSQGLPLPPPDQPVG; encoded by the coding sequence ATGGGCTATGAAGCTATCTCTAAAACCCTCGCGATCATCATATCTATTATCGTTATAGCTGCTATCATTGGTGGAGCCTACTGGTGGTACGTATCTACACAGCAACAGCAACAAGTAACTGTTACATGGGCTTCAACCCAGCTGGTCCCACCAGAAGAGCAAGCGTTTGTTAAAGGAGAACTATTACCTCCATTCACTAATGAGACTGGGATAAGTGTGGAATTTGTTGGTTTGAGCTATGATGAGCTAAATACAAGGCTTCAAAGTGAGGAGCAAAGCGGTAAGGTAACAATTGATCTTATCGGAGAACTTCATGGTGGAATCGATTATTTCGCTAGTCAGGGATGGTTAGAAGATTTAAGCAAGTTCCCAGCATTAAGTGGGAGAACATTCCCAGATGTTCTCGAGCAATATAGTCATATCCATGGCATTAAAGCATATATTCCATGGATGACTGCTACATATGTTATGGTAGTTAACAAGAAAGCATGGGATTATCTACCATCAGGATTAACCAAGGATGACGTTATGACAGGTACAGAGAAGTGGACATATGATGCATTATTAGAGTGGGCAAAGAACCTTTATGAGAAGACTGGCGGGCCAAAACTAGGATTCCCAGCAGGACCTAACGGGTTATTCGTTAGATTCCTACACGGCTACCTCTACCCATCATTTACAGGAGCACAAGTAAAGAACTTCAACAGCGATGACGCAGTTGCTATGTGGCAGTATCTCAAGGAATTATGGAAATACGTTGTTCCAGAGAGTACAACTTATGATGCAATGGCTGACCCACTTCTAAAAGAAGATGTATGGATTGCATGGGACCACACAGCCCGTATCAAGGACGCTATTGAGCAGAAGCCTGACCAGTTCGACGTTGTCCCAGTACCACGTGGGCCTAAGGGAAGAGGATTCATCCTAGTAGTAGCTGGACTAGCAATACCAAAAGGTGCTCCACACGAGGATGAAGCATGGAAGCTAATAGATTACCTAACAAGGCCAGAAACACAGGTCAAGGTATTAGAAGAGGTTGGATTCTTCCCAACAGTCAAGGAAGCCTCCGAGCAGGTTCCAGCAGGTCCATTACAGGTATTAGCTAAAGGTGTTATGGCTCAGCAATCAACATCTGATGCATTAGTAGCACTTATACCTAGCCTGGGAGCTAAGGGTGGAGACTTCAAACAAATATATCTAACAGCCTTCGAGAAAATAGTGTTGAACAACGAGGATATCAAATCAACACTTGACAACCTCTACCCACAACTAATAGATCTGTTCCAGAGCCAGGGCTTGCCATTACCACCACCAGATCAACCAGTTGGTTAA
- a CDS encoding inositol-3-phosphate synthase, with product MIRVVIIGQGLVGTHFAVGIEKLKQNLIPDYGVPLGRKIPIPYKDIEIVGSYDVDNEKVGKTIYDIALNIFPKQEVPETLKNIVVKRGIHLDSLKGLPFKAEGLEKGRSLREAIDDLVNEWRILDADVFINVITTEPVEAIGSDEEIEKNIDEGKISASQAYAYAVAEYSRRVKPAVFINAIPSPIANDPGFIELFRRSNAVVFGDDGATGATPLTADLLEHLRERNRRVLDIAQFNIGGNTDFLALDQPDRNNMKKKTKSSIVEDILGYNVPNYIRPTGYLEPLGDRKFVAMIIEYLSFNNFKDELYVVARINDSPALAGLLVDLVRLGKIAVERKAYGTIYEINAFYMKNPGPSKAKSIAKTKAHDQLLSWLRRNNSQL from the coding sequence ATGATCCGCGTAGTAATTATTGGACAAGGCCTTGTTGGAACCCATTTTGCAGTTGGTATTGAAAAATTAAAACAAAACCTTATACCAGATTATGGTGTTCCACTGGGGAGAAAAATACCTATTCCATATAAAGACATAGAAATTGTTGGATCATATGATGTAGATAATGAAAAAGTAGGTAAAACAATATATGATATAGCATTAAATATTTTCCCGAAACAAGAAGTTCCTGAAACTCTTAAAAACATAGTTGTTAAACGAGGTATTCACCTAGATAGTTTAAAGGGTCTGCCTTTTAAAGCTGAAGGATTAGAGAAGGGGAGAAGTCTTAGAGAAGCTATTGATGACTTAGTTAATGAATGGAGAATTCTCGATGCAGACGTATTCATTAATGTTATAACCACGGAACCCGTTGAAGCTATTGGCAGTGATGAGGAAATCGAGAAGAATATAGATGAGGGAAAAATAAGTGCTAGCCAAGCATATGCATACGCTGTCGCCGAGTATTCTAGAAGGGTGAAACCAGCAGTATTTATAAATGCAATACCTTCCCCAATAGCAAATGATCCGGGATTCATAGAATTATTTAGAAGAAGTAATGCTGTTGTATTCGGAGATGATGGAGCAACTGGAGCCACCCCCCTAACAGCTGATCTCCTAGAACATCTACGTGAACGTAATAGAAGAGTGCTGGATATAGCACAGTTCAATATTGGTGGGAACACTGATTTCCTAGCACTTGACCAGCCCGATAGAAACAATATGAAGAAGAAAACTAAGAGCAGTATTGTAGAGGATATACTAGGCTATAATGTTCCAAACTATATTAGGCCTACAGGATACTTAGAGCCTCTAGGGGATAGGAAATTTGTAGCTATGATAATAGAGTATCTCAGCTTCAACAATTTCAAAGACGAACTATACGTTGTAGCTAGAATAAATGATAGCCCAGCACTAGCAGGGCTACTAGTTGATCTTGTAAGACTAGGTAAAATAGCTGTTGAGAGAAAAGCTTATGGCACAATATATGAAATAAACGCGTTCTACATGAAAAATCCCGGACCAAGTAAAGCAAAATCAATAGCTAAGACTAAAGCCCATGATCAACTATTATCATGGCTAAGGAGAAATAATTCCCAATTATAA
- a CDS encoding PadR family transcriptional regulator produces MTIKAVKRLKRKITVENLWIYILKIIMDHGEIRGYDARKYLREEYGIKVPAITTYTVIYRMEREGLIKKIGNGDKYYKITEKGYEAFKQGINIIKESLSKLDPSHSIREKTSSPDQSMDETNHSPSTPLNNTS; encoded by the coding sequence ATGACAATTAAAGCAGTCAAGAGATTAAAGCGGAAAATAACGGTTGAAAACCTATGGATCTATATATTAAAAATAATTATGGATCATGGAGAAATAAGAGGATATGATGCAAGAAAGTATCTAAGAGAAGAATACGGTATTAAAGTCCCAGCAATAACCACATATACAGTTATTTATAGAATGGAGCGTGAAGGATTAATTAAGAAAATAGGCAACGGCGATAAATACTATAAGATCACTGAGAAAGGATATGAAGCTTTCAAGCAAGGAATAAATATTATTAAGGAATCATTGTCAAAACTAGATCCAAGCCATTCTATTAGAGAAAAAACTAGTTCACCTGATCAATCCATGGATGAAACAAATCACAGCCCCTCCACACCTCTCAACAATACTAGCTAG